A single Zootoca vivipara chromosome 1, rZooViv1.1, whole genome shotgun sequence DNA region contains:
- the RAD9A gene encoding cell cycle checkpoint control protein RAD9A gives MKCTITGGNVKALGKAVHSLSRVGDEIYIEPLQEGLSLRTVNASRSAYACFLFAPLFFQLYQPGESESDLDAGGFRCKVLMKSFLAIFRSLPSLEKTVEKCLISLSSHASRFRVQLYCKYGVIKTHDLSFQDCESLQAVFDTGQCAHALHAPPRLLVDAVVHFPLTQAEVTLGASPSGKVTLRSYLEEETEPSRMMVTELCLSEDEFQAFHVKEETQVTFCLKEFRGLLSFAESSNLPLNIHFDIPGRPAIFTLEDPVLNVHLVLATLAERENSQKNNNSTSKPAYDFAGDDIDAYMIAMETTCDGTEGAEAPPSPTFPSRRTFSDTRELESDPEGTVPGTPPQKRFRSLFFGSVLSPSQPLVHSCTSQEVLAEDSEGET, from the exons ATGAAGTGCACAATTACTGGGGGCAATGTGAAAG CCCTGGGGAAAGCGGTGCACTCTCTTTCCCGTGTCGGAGATGAAATCTACATTGAGCCTCTTCAAGAAGGG CTCTCCTTGCGTACAGTCAATGCGTCCCGCTCGGCCTACGCCTGCTTCCTGTTTGCCCCGCTCTTCTTCCAGCTCTACCAGCCAGGGGAATCGGAATCTGACTTGGATGCAGGTGGTTTCCGGTGCAAAGTGCTCATGAAG TCTTTCCTGGCTATCTTCCGCTCACTCCCCTCACTGGAGAAGACGGTGGAGAAATGCCTCATCTCGCTCAGTTCCCACGCTAGCCGGTTCCGTGTGCAGCTGTACTGCAAATATG GTGTCATCAAGACCCATGACTTGTCTTTCCAGGACTGTGAATCCCTGCAGGCAGTCTTTGACACAGGGCAGTGTGCTCATGCTCTTCATGCCCCTCCCAG GCTATTGGTGGATGCTGTGGTGCATTTTCCATTGACACAGGCTGAGGTGACTCTGGGTGCCAGCCCTTCTGGGAAGGTGACCTTGCGCAGTTACCTGGAAGAAGAGACAG AGCCCAGCCGGATGATGGTGACTGAGCTCTGTTTGAGCGAGGACGAGTTCCAGGCCTTCCATGTCAAGGAAGAGACGCAAGTCACTTTCTGCCTCAAGGAATTCCGA GGCCTCCTGAGCTTTGCTGAGTCCTCAAATCTCCCCCTCAACATCCACTTTGACATCCCTGGCAG GCCGGCTATCTTCACCCTGGAGGACCCTGTGCTGAACGTGCACCTGGTCTTGGCCACTCTGGCTGAGAGAGAGAATTCACAGAAGAACAACAACAG CACATCCAAGCCTGCTTACGATTTTGCCGGTGATGACATCGATGCCTACATGATAGCCATGGAAACCACCTGCGATGGCACAGAGGGAGCAGAAgcccctcccagccccaccttCCCCTCAAGACGCACCTTTTCCGATACAAGGGAGTTGGAAAGCGATCCTGAGGGAACTGTGCCTGGCACACCGCCACAAAAAAGG TTCCGCTCCTTGTTCTTTGGGTCCGTCCTCAGCCCGTCACAGCCCCTGGTCCACTCATGTACAAGCCAAGAGGTGTTGGCAGAAGACAGTGAGGGAGAAACGTGA
- the PPP1CA gene encoding serine/threonine-protein phosphatase PP1-alpha catalytic subunit gives MSDGEKLNLDSIIGRLLEVQGSRPGKNVQLTENEIRGLCLKSREIFLSQPILLELEAPLKICGDIHGQYYDLLRLFEYGGFPPESNYLFLGDYVDRGKQSLETICLLLAYKIKYPENFFLLRGNHECASINRIYGFYDECKRRYNIKLWKTFTDCFNCLPIAAIVDEKIFCCHGGLSPDLQSMEQIRRIMRPTDVPDQGLLCDLLWSDPDKDVQGWGENDRGVSFTFGSEVVAKFLHKHDLDLICRAHQVVEDGYEFFAKRQLVTLFSAPNYCGEFDNAGAMMSVDETLMCSFQILKPADKNKGKYGQFSGLNPGGRPITPPRNSAKAKK, from the exons ATGTCGGACGGCGAGAAGCTCAATTTGGATTCCATCATCGGGCGCCTCCTGGAAG TGCAAGGCTCACGCCCGGGCAAGAATGTGCAGCTGACCGAAAACGAGATTCGGGGCCTGTGCCTGAAGTCGCGAGAAATCTTCTTGAGCCAGCCCATCCTGTTGGAGCTGGAAGCCCCGCTCAAGATTTGCG gTGACATCCACGGGCAGTACTATGACCTGCTCCGACTCTTTGAATACGGGGGCTTTCCCCCAGAGAGCAACTACCTCTTCTTGGGCGACTACGTGGACCGAGGGAAGCAGTCGCTGGAGACAATCTGCCTGCTCTTGGCCTACAAGATTAAATACCCCGAGAACTTCTTCCTGCTGCGGGGGAACCATGAGTGTGCCAGCATCAACCGCATCTATGGCTTTTATGATGAAT GTAAAAGGCGCTATAACATCAAACTGTGGAAGACCTTCACGGACTGCTTCAACTGCCTGCCTATCGCTGCCATCGTGGATGAGAAGATCTTCTGTTGCCATGGAG GGCTCTCCCCTGACCTCCAGTCCATGGAACAGATTCGGCGGATCATGAGGCCCACGGATGTCCCTGACCAGGGCCTGCTCTGTGACTTGCTCTGGTCCGATCCTGACAAAGACGTGCAGGGCTGGGGCGAGAATGACCGCGGGGTCTCCTTCACCTTCGGCTCAGAAGTTGTCGCCAAATTCCTTCACAAGCACGATCTGGACTTGATCTGCCGTGCGCACCAG GTGGTAGAAGACGGCTATGAGTTTTTTGCCAAACGGCAGCTGGTGACACTCTTTTCTGCGCCGAACTACTGTGGAGAGTTTGATAATGCGGGTGCAATGATGAGTGTTGACGAGACTCTTATGTGCTCCTTCCAG ATCTTGAAACCGGCTGACAAGAATAAGGGCAAATATGGCCAGTTCAGTGGATTGAACCCTGGTGGGCGCCCAATCACTCCGCCACGCAACTCTGCCAAAGCCAAGAAGTAA